The Thiothrix subterranea genome has a segment encoding these proteins:
- the kdsB gene encoding 3-deoxy-manno-octulosonate cytidylyltransferase: MNTVLVIPARYASSRLPGKPLRELAGKPLIQHVHERAMAAGFATVLVATDDERIRRVCSAFGAQVAMTASTHETGSDRLAEVVQQQGWADDTIVVNLQGDEPLTPVANLHQLARNLAQYPQASMATLATPIFSETEFLNPNVVKVVRDAQGMALYFSRAPIPLQRDTGVALEDYALRHIGMYAYRAGFLRAFAGMQPAQIEQLEKLEQLRALAHGYRIHVDIAAEIPGAGVDTEDDALRVAAILGD, encoded by the coding sequence ATGAATACAGTGTTGGTGATTCCGGCGCGGTATGCCTCGTCTCGCTTGCCGGGCAAACCGTTGCGCGAATTGGCGGGTAAGCCTTTGATTCAGCATGTACACGAGCGGGCAATGGCAGCCGGTTTTGCTACGGTGTTGGTGGCGACGGATGATGAGCGTATCCGGCGCGTGTGCAGCGCGTTTGGGGCACAAGTTGCCATGACTGCCAGCACGCACGAAACCGGCAGCGACCGCCTTGCCGAAGTGGTGCAACAACAAGGTTGGGCAGATGACACTATTGTGGTGAATTTGCAGGGTGATGAGCCGCTCACGCCTGTGGCAAATTTGCATCAATTGGCGCGTAATTTGGCGCAATACCCGCAAGCTAGCATGGCAACCTTGGCGACGCCGATTTTCAGCGAAACGGAATTTCTTAACCCTAATGTTGTGAAAGTTGTGCGCGATGCGCAGGGCATGGCATTGTATTTCAGCCGTGCGCCGATCCCGTTGCAGCGCGATACAGGCGTTGCATTAGAGGATTATGCGTTGCGGCATATCGGGATGTACGCCTACCGTGCGGGCTTCTTGAGAGCGTTTGCAGGGATGCAGCCCGCGCAAATCGAGCAGTTGGAAAAGCTGGAACAGTTGCGTGCATTGGCGCATGGCTATCGGATTCACGTTGATATTGCAGCGGAAATTCCGGGGGCGGGGGTGGATACCGAAGACGACGCGCTGAGAGTTGCCGCTATCCTCGGTGATTGA
- a CDS encoding Trm112 family protein produces MDKKLLEILACPVTKGPLIYDKAKQELVSKSARLAYPIRDGIPVMLEEEARPLTQEEVEALHE; encoded by the coding sequence ATGGATAAGAAATTGCTGGAAATTTTAGCTTGCCCCGTCACCAAAGGGCCGCTGATTTATGACAAGGCTAAACAAGAGCTGGTGTCGAAATCGGCGCGGTTGGCTTACCCGATTCGGGATGGCATTCCGGTGATGCTGGAAGAAGAAGCTCGCCCGTTGACCCAAGAAGAAGTGGAGGCGTTACACGAATGA
- the msbA gene encoding lipid A export permease/ATP-binding protein MsbA, which yields MTTPRTTGWQVYRRLIGYSLGYWHYLALATVGLVISAMTQPFFAWGLQPLLDKAIMQRDPDTIMWLPVGILGLFLVRGAAMFLSGYYIGMIGRQVTKTLRNQVFNQLLRMPVSFFENTQSGKLLAYVSYYIDQVANASIRGMTTLVQDSVTILSLLGLMLVYSWQLTLGILVIVPVIALIVVYATRRLRRLSHKVQDSVGDVTQIANEMIRGYKVVRIFNGEPYEERRFGAANEQNIDLHMKRMVTELLSTPLVQFMVAVALAAIVFMATRESTLETLSPGTFISFIMAMILMLTPIRNLTQLNAQLQTAIAAGEGIFELLDSPTEADTGKQTLTQCRGEVLFSNVSFRYPNTDKWVLRDIDLRVNPGEKIALVGKSGSGKTTLVNLLPRFYDVQQGEILLDGVRLAEMSLYNLRSHIAYVGQDVVLFNDSVRNNIAYGDMRGMDDAQIRAAAEAAFALEFIEKLPQGFDTLIGDNGVMLSGGQRQRLSIARAILSNAPVLILDEATSALDTESERHIQAALDNLLSNRTTFMIAHRLSTIENADRILVMQDGAIIESGKHGELLALNGQYARLHTLQFHDET from the coding sequence ATGACAACACCACGCACGACGGGCTGGCAGGTTTATCGACGGCTGATTGGCTATTCGCTGGGCTACTGGCATTATTTGGCGCTGGCAACGGTGGGCTTGGTGATCAGCGCGATGACGCAGCCATTTTTTGCGTGGGGGCTGCAACCTTTGCTGGACAAGGCAATCATGCAACGCGACCCCGATACCATTATGTGGTTGCCGGTGGGTATTCTGGGGCTGTTTTTGGTGCGTGGCGCGGCGATGTTTTTGTCGGGGTATTACATTGGCATGATTGGGCGGCAAGTGACCAAAACCTTGCGCAATCAGGTGTTTAACCAGTTATTGCGGATGCCGGTCAGCTTTTTTGAGAATACCCAGTCGGGTAAATTATTGGCTTATGTCAGTTATTACATTGATCAGGTGGCGAATGCCAGTATTCGCGGCATGACGACGCTGGTGCAAGATTCCGTCACTATTTTGAGCTTGTTGGGCTTAATGTTGGTGTATAGCTGGCAATTAACCTTGGGTATCTTGGTGATTGTGCCGGTCATTGCGCTGATTGTGGTGTATGCCACGCGCCGTTTGCGCCGTTTGAGCCATAAAGTGCAGGATTCGGTGGGGGATGTGACCCAGATTGCCAATGAAATGATCCGTGGCTACAAAGTCGTGCGAATTTTCAATGGTGAACCGTATGAAGAGCGCCGCTTTGGTGCTGCCAATGAACAAAATATTGACCTGCACATGAAACGCATGGTGACAGAATTGCTCAGTACGCCGTTGGTGCAATTCATGGTGGCGGTGGCGCTGGCTGCGATTGTCTTCATGGCGACCCGTGAATCGACGCTGGAAACCTTATCGCCGGGTACGTTTATCTCCTTCATTATGGCGATGATTCTGATGCTCACCCCCATCCGCAATTTGACGCAGTTGAATGCGCAATTGCAAACCGCGATTGCGGCGGGTGAGGGCATTTTTGAGTTGTTGGATAGCCCCACCGAAGCCGATACCGGCAAGCAAACGCTCACCCAATGCCGGGGCGAAGTGCTATTTAGTAACGTTTCCTTCCGTTACCCGAACACCGACAAGTGGGTGTTACGTGACATTGATTTGCGCGTCAACCCCGGTGAAAAAATTGCCTTGGTAGGCAAGTCAGGCAGTGGAAAAACCACGCTGGTGAACTTATTGCCGCGTTTTTACGATGTGCAACAGGGCGAAATCTTGCTGGATGGGGTGCGCTTAGCCGAGATGAGTTTGTACAACTTGCGCAGTCATATTGCGTATGTCGGGCAGGACGTGGTCCTGTTTAACGATAGCGTGCGGAATAATATTGCTTACGGCGATATGCGCGGCATGGATGATGCGCAAATTCGTGCCGCCGCTGAAGCCGCGTTCGCCTTGGAATTCATCGAAAAGTTGCCGCAGGGTTTCGATACGCTGATTGGTGATAATGGGGTGATGTTATCCGGTGGGCAGCGTCAACGTTTGTCGATTGCGCGGGCGATTCTCTCGAATGCCCCAGTGTTGATTTTGGATGAAGCGACTTCGGCGTTGGATACCGAATCCGAGCGCCATATTCAAGCGGCGTTGGATAATTTGCTCAGTAATCGTACCACGTTCATGATTGCGCACCGTTTGTCGACGATTGAGAATGCTGACCGCATTTTGGTGATGCAAGACGGGGCAATCATCGAATCCGGTAAGCATGGCGAATTGCTGGCGCTGAATGGACAGTACGCACGTTTGCACACGCTGCAATTCCATGATGAAACTTGA
- a CDS encoding OmpP1/FadL family transporter — translation MFRKTTLAVSVLLALGAQSAFATNGMVMEGYGPISTGMGGAASALDVGTSGMANNPATLTMMQDGDQKAEVSIGNLRPDVGVKVPTSGGVVSSTSDGDSYLMPAAGYVRKQGKVSYGIGVLSQGGMGTEYAADTPLGAAAGGGARSELGVGAVIFPVAYEVNDKLSVGGTVDYVWGGLDMKMGMPIAAPGANPAAAGTFADFSQGQQILGSASGTLVQGLGSMVDPAAMTSTAAAFDFSNDNDFSGQTNGAGISGKLGATYKVNPKLTVGGSYRAKTNMEDFTGDGSMKLVNLATGATDVSIPGKYTIKDFQFPATTTVGAAYKMTDKTTVAADVSRIGWSDTMKDFNLNFTTADGASADISMKQNWDDQTVVKLGVAHDVDENLTVRGGVNLANNPVPDAYLNPLFPAIVENHVTGGLTYGVGKMSKVSASLVYAPEVEQTNTNTNITATHSQTNLQVMYTFDF, via the coding sequence ATGTTCAGAAAAACTACCCTTGCCGTGTCGGTGTTATTGGCATTAGGCGCTCAATCAGCATTCGCAACCAACGGTATGGTCATGGAGGGGTACGGGCCCATCTCAACCGGTATGGGTGGCGCGGCGTCTGCATTAGACGTTGGAACGTCTGGGATGGCGAATAATCCTGCTACATTGACCATGATGCAAGATGGCGACCAGAAAGCTGAAGTATCCATTGGTAACTTACGTCCCGATGTTGGCGTGAAAGTGCCAACATCAGGTGGGGTTGTTTCCAGTACGTCAGACGGTGATTCCTACTTAATGCCAGCGGCTGGTTATGTGCGTAAACAAGGTAAAGTTAGCTACGGTATCGGGGTGTTATCACAGGGTGGCATGGGTACTGAATACGCTGCGGATACCCCGTTAGGTGCGGCGGCTGGTGGTGGAGCACGTTCTGAACTGGGCGTTGGTGCTGTCATTTTTCCTGTCGCGTATGAAGTGAATGATAAATTGTCTGTCGGTGGGACGGTTGATTATGTCTGGGGTGGCTTAGACATGAAGATGGGGATGCCCATCGCCGCGCCGGGCGCTAACCCCGCCGCAGCGGGAACCTTCGCTGATTTTTCACAAGGTCAACAAATTCTGGGTTCTGCCAGCGGTACTTTAGTGCAAGGTTTAGGATCCATGGTTGATCCTGCGGCAATGACAAGTACCGCTGCCGCGTTTGATTTTTCCAATGATAATGATTTTAGTGGTCAAACCAATGGCGCTGGTATCAGTGGTAAGCTTGGTGCTACTTATAAAGTAAATCCAAAACTTACGGTAGGCGGGAGTTATCGGGCTAAGACCAATATGGAAGATTTTACCGGTGATGGCAGTATGAAGTTAGTTAATCTGGCTACAGGTGCAACCGATGTCAGCATCCCCGGTAAATATACCATCAAGGATTTCCAGTTCCCTGCGACCACTACCGTTGGTGCGGCTTATAAAATGACCGATAAAACCACGGTGGCTGCCGATGTCAGTCGCATTGGTTGGTCGGATACCATGAAAGATTTCAATTTAAATTTTACAACGGCTGATGGTGCTTCCGCCGATATTTCCATGAAGCAGAACTGGGATGATCAAACAGTGGTCAAACTGGGGGTTGCTCATGATGTCGATGAGAATTTGACTGTACGCGGTGGCGTTAATTTAGCGAATAACCCCGTACCGGATGCTTACTTGAATCCCTTATTCCCGGCGATTGTTGAAAATCACGTTACGGGTGGTTTGACATACGGTGTCGGTAAAATGAGTAAAGTATCTGCTTCATTAGTTTATGCGCCGGAAGTGGAGCAGACAAACACGAATACCAACATTACCGCTACGCATTCACAGACCAATCTCCAAGTTATGTACACGTTCGATTTTTAA
- a CDS encoding TRAP transporter small permease subunit, whose protein sequence is MLLTFSRAVDAMNDKFGQLANVLILLACVVSAGNALLRYSLDISDNWPLELQWYLFGAAVMLGASYTLAQNGHVRVDIIYGNVSDRARLWIDIFGLLLFLLPACTLFAWLSWKTLFLPSWDIMEHSSNSGGLPRYPIKFMLPLGFGLLVLQGLSELVKRFAALKGEIQLDTHYERPEQ, encoded by the coding sequence ATGCTACTAACCTTTTCGCGTGCCGTTGACGCGATGAACGACAAGTTCGGGCAACTCGCCAACGTCCTAATCCTGCTTGCCTGCGTCGTCAGTGCAGGCAACGCCCTACTCCGCTACAGCCTCGACATCAGCGACAACTGGCCACTGGAATTGCAGTGGTACTTGTTCGGTGCAGCCGTCATGCTAGGCGCATCTTACACACTCGCGCAAAACGGGCATGTGCGCGTAGACATCATTTACGGCAACGTTTCCGACCGCGCCCGCTTGTGGATCGACATTTTTGGCCTACTGCTATTTTTGCTCCCCGCCTGCACCCTGTTCGCATGGCTGTCGTGGAAAACACTGTTTTTGCCCTCATGGGACATCATGGAACACTCCAGCAACTCCGGCGGCTTACCGCGTTACCCCATAAAATTCATGCTGCCTCTCGGCTTCGGTTTGCTAGTCCTACAAGGCTTGTCGGAACTGGTGAAACGCTTCGCCGCGCTCAAAGGCGAGATCCAGCTTGATACCCACTACGAGAGGCCAGAGCAATGA
- the rraA gene encoding ribonuclease E activity regulator RraA, producing the protein MTFKTADLLDDNEDKPLQVVQPGFNNYGGRSKFAGEIVTIKIYEDNSLVRELVAEDGKGKVLVIDGGGSTRCALLGDMLAEKAAKNGWNGIVVYGLIRDSVDIGQMDIGVKALGTLPLKSVKRGVGLRNEVVRFHDVTFTPGQYLYSDEDGMIVSPVALLGE; encoded by the coding sequence ATGACATTCAAAACAGCCGACCTCTTAGACGACAACGAAGACAAGCCACTGCAAGTGGTACAACCGGGTTTCAACAACTACGGTGGTCGTTCCAAATTTGCGGGCGAAATCGTCACCATCAAGATTTACGAAGACAATTCCCTAGTACGCGAACTGGTTGCCGAAGATGGCAAAGGCAAAGTACTGGTGATTGACGGCGGCGGTTCTACCCGTTGCGCACTGCTGGGCGATATGCTCGCTGAAAAAGCCGCGAAAAACGGCTGGAACGGCATTGTCGTTTACGGTCTGATACGCGATTCCGTTGACATCGGTCAGATGGACATTGGTGTCAAAGCCCTCGGCACATTGCCGCTGAAAAGCGTCAAGCGTGGTGTTGGTTTGCGTAACGAAGTGGTGCGTTTCCACGATGTGACGTTTACGCCGGGTCAATACCTGTATTCAGATGAGGACGGGATGATCGTGTCTCCCGTTGCGCTATTGGGCGAATAA
- a CDS encoding TRAP transporter large permease, producing the protein MITLEMMPLLMFAGLVLFMLVGFPVAFSLMAVGLFFGFISIEMGFFTLSFLQAIPQRIFGSVIANELLLAIPFFTFMGAVLERSRLAEDMLDSMGQLFGRVHGGLGYSVILVSFVLGAITGTVAAQVIAMAMISLPVMMRYGYNMRYTTGVLAASGTIAQIVPPSLVLIILADQLKTPTASADVGTMYLGAWIPAMMQIGLFMGYTFLLTRIRPDWLPPIPEKEITLKGTALLKKALLGIIPTAVLIFLVLGTIMLGIATPTESGAMGAMGAVLLAYWRRKQLGGTAIWWSLIKQAYKNTARITSMVIFILIGATTFSVVFQGVDGGHWVESLFSDLPGGWMSFLIIVNLFIFFLAFFLDFFEIVFILVPLLAPVAQKILTPVLVSMGFSEPAAATAALVWFGIILSVNIQTSFMHPPFGFALFYLRGVAPKEVKSSDIYWGAVPWVGLQMLMTVIVMFSPGLVTTFLDKGKAPVEQSQEINFQMESSSKPAASSGSNELPFSLDGQAPAKPPEPAKKDSNELNFQLDK; encoded by the coding sequence ATGATTACCTTGGAAATGATGCCCCTGCTAATGTTTGCGGGGCTGGTATTGTTCATGCTGGTCGGCTTCCCCGTCGCGTTTTCGTTGATGGCGGTCGGGCTGTTTTTCGGCTTTATTTCGATTGAAATGGGCTTTTTCACTCTGTCTTTTTTGCAGGCGATTCCGCAGCGAATTTTTGGCAGTGTCATTGCCAACGAATTGTTGCTGGCGATACCGTTTTTTACCTTCATGGGCGCGGTGCTGGAACGTAGCCGCCTTGCCGAAGACATGCTTGATTCGATGGGGCAATTGTTTGGGCGGGTACACGGTGGCTTGGGTTATTCGGTGATTCTGGTCAGCTTTGTGCTGGGCGCAATTACTGGCACGGTCGCAGCGCAAGTGATTGCAATGGCGATGATTTCGTTACCCGTGATGATGCGTTACGGCTACAACATGCGCTACACCACGGGCGTATTAGCCGCGTCGGGAACGATTGCGCAGATTGTACCACCGTCGTTGGTGCTGATTATTCTGGCTGACCAGTTAAAAACGCCTACCGCGAGTGCGGATGTCGGCACGATGTATCTGGGGGCGTGGATTCCTGCGATGATGCAAATCGGTTTGTTCATGGGTTACACCTTTTTACTCACCCGCATTCGCCCCGATTGGTTGCCGCCGATTCCCGAAAAAGAGATCACGCTTAAAGGCACTGCCCTGTTGAAGAAAGCGTTACTCGGGATTATTCCCACTGCCGTGCTGATTTTTTTGGTGTTGGGTACGATCATGCTGGGGATTGCTACGCCGACCGAATCCGGCGCAATGGGAGCAATGGGTGCGGTATTGTTGGCGTATTGGCGGCGTAAACAGCTCGGCGGCACAGCAATATGGTGGAGCTTAATAAAGCAAGCCTACAAAAATACCGCACGCATTACCTCAATGGTCATCTTCATTTTAATCGGGGCAACCACGTTTTCAGTGGTATTCCAAGGCGTAGACGGCGGGCATTGGGTCGAAAGCCTGTTCTCGGACTTGCCCGGTGGCTGGATGAGTTTCTTAATTATCGTCAATCTGTTTATTTTCTTTTTGGCATTTTTTCTCGATTTTTTCGAGATTGTATTCATTCTTGTGCCGTTGCTCGCCCCCGTTGCCCAAAAAATCCTTACCCCTGTATTGGTGTCGATGGGGTTCAGTGAACCTGCGGCAGCAACGGCGGCGTTGGTGTGGTTTGGCATTATTTTAAGTGTGAATATCCAAACTTCGTTTATGCACCCGCCGTTTGGGTTTGCGCTGTTTTATTTACGCGGTGTTGCGCCGAAAGAGGTAAAAAGCAGCGATATTTATTGGGGCGCAGTGCCGTGGGTCGGTTTGCAAATGCTTATGACGGTCATTGTGATGTTCTCACCGGGGTTGGTAACAACGTTCTTGGATAAGGGCAAAGCACCTGTAGAACAAAGTCAAGAAATCAATTTCCAGATGGAAAGCAGCAGCAAACCCGCAGCGAGTTCAGGCAGTAACGAATTGCCGTTTAGTTTGGATGGGCAAGCTCCGGCGAAACCACCAGAGCCAGCCAAGAAGGACAGTAACGAGCTGAACTTCCAGTTGGATAAGTAG
- the mqo gene encoding malate dehydrogenase (quinone) — translation MVAKNVNVVLVGAGTMSATLGVLLKQLNPLLTISIIERLDDVAMESTSGWNNAGTGHAAYCELNYTPEKADGSVDASKAFAINESFERTLQFWSYLVQQEALPEPPSFINPTPHLSFVWGEKNVDFLRKRFEVLSQHPMFAGMEYSEDPAVLKVWMPLVMNGRDPNQRVAGTRVLHGSDVNFGSLTRSMIGYLQNFDNVDVLVKHEVKSLRKQADGKWRIVTQETDSILDTLTLTADFVFLGAGGGALPLLQKSGIEEGKGYGGFPVSGQWLVCKKPEIVSQHFAKVYGKASIGAPPMSVPHLDTRIIDGEKALLFGPFAGFTTKFLKEGSVLDLVESIKPNNLLPMAKVGLSSFDLIRYLVSEVMQNHDSRMDALREYYPEARDEDWTLASAGQRVQIIKKDPVKGGKLEFGTEVITAADGSLAGLLGASPGASVTVTAMLQVLEKCFATEMASAAWKTKLKAMIPSYGESLVNNTALLQEVRASTLSTLGLIKLASDH, via the coding sequence ATGGTTGCGAAGAATGTAAACGTGGTGCTGGTAGGCGCAGGCACAATGAGTGCTACCTTGGGCGTGTTGCTGAAACAGCTAAACCCATTGTTGACAATCAGCATCATTGAGCGTCTGGATGATGTGGCGATGGAAAGCACCAGCGGCTGGAATAATGCCGGTACGGGTCATGCCGCCTATTGCGAATTGAATTACACCCCAGAGAAAGCCGATGGCTCGGTAGACGCCAGTAAAGCGTTTGCAATCAACGAGTCATTTGAGCGTACCCTGCAATTTTGGTCATATTTGGTGCAGCAAGAAGCCTTGCCAGAGCCGCCATCTTTCATTAATCCGACCCCGCACTTGAGCTTTGTGTGGGGTGAAAAAAACGTTGATTTTTTACGCAAACGCTTTGAAGTACTGAGCCAACACCCGATGTTCGCAGGCATGGAATACAGTGAAGATCCGGCTGTCTTGAAAGTTTGGATGCCACTGGTGATGAATGGGCGCGATCCCAACCAGCGCGTCGCCGGAACACGGGTGCTGCACGGTTCGGATGTGAATTTCGGCTCATTGACGCGCAGCATGATCGGCTATTTGCAGAACTTTGATAACGTTGACGTTCTTGTCAAGCACGAGGTGAAAAGCCTGCGCAAACAAGCCGATGGCAAATGGCGCATTGTGACCCAAGAAACCGATAGCATTTTAGACACGCTGACCCTGACGGCAGATTTTGTGTTTTTAGGCGCTGGCGGTGGTGCTTTGCCATTGTTGCAAAAATCCGGCATTGAAGAAGGCAAGGGCTACGGCGGTTTCCCTGTTAGTGGTCAATGGTTAGTCTGTAAAAAACCGGAAATTGTGAGTCAACACTTTGCCAAGGTTTACGGCAAAGCGTCGATTGGTGCGCCGCCAATGTCAGTGCCGCATTTGGATACGCGCATTATTGATGGCGAAAAAGCGTTGTTGTTTGGGCCTTTTGCCGGTTTCACCACCAAATTCCTGAAAGAAGGTTCGGTGTTGGATTTGGTCGAGTCGATCAAGCCGAACAATTTATTGCCAATGGCAAAGGTGGGTTTGAGCAGTTTTGACCTGATTCGCTACTTGGTGTCGGAAGTGATGCAGAACCATGATTCACGCATGGACGCTTTGCGCGAATATTATCCCGAAGCGCGTGATGAAGACTGGACATTGGCGAGTGCCGGTCAACGGGTACAAATCATTAAAAAAGACCCGGTGAAAGGCGGCAAGTTGGAATTCGGTACCGAGGTTATCACCGCTGCCGATGGTTCACTGGCAGGGTTGCTGGGTGCGTCTCCCGGTGCGTCGGTCACGGTGACGGCAATGTTGCAAGTGTTGGAGAAATGTTTTGCGACAGAAATGGCATCCGCTGCGTGGAAAACCAAGCTGAAGGCGATGATTCCCTCTTATGGCGAGTCGTTGGTGAATAACACCGCGTTGCTCCAAGAAGTGCGTGCATCCACATTGTCGACATTGGGTTTAATCAAATTAGCGTCTGATCATTGA
- the lpxK gene encoding tetraacyldisaccharide 4'-kinase produces MMKLERWLLNVWYGNDRLGKYLLLPLTGLFCVLAAWRRWQHKRQQVKHSVPVIVVGNISVGGTGKTPLVIWLVKRLREAGFKPGVVSRGYQRQGNDLGDEPTLIKQRTQVPIAIGSDRNQAIATLLQHHACDIIIADDGLQHYRMGRDVEICVVDGQRLFGNGFCLPAGPLRESISRLQSCDFVVINGETMHMCGDTLVNLATAEAQLLTAWAGKTVHVVTGIGNPQRFLQSLEQAGLLVIPHLYPDHHAFTGTELCFDDTHPIIMTEKDAVKCRQFAGQNAWYLPIEAVLDATLAHALLTRLQGFKHG; encoded by the coding sequence ATGATGAAACTTGAGCGCTGGTTGCTAAACGTTTGGTATGGCAATGATCGGCTGGGTAAGTACCTGCTGTTGCCGCTCACGGGGCTGTTTTGCGTCTTAGCGGCTTGGCGGCGGTGGCAACATAAACGCCAGCAAGTGAAACATTCCGTGCCGGTTATCGTCGTTGGCAATATTTCGGTGGGTGGCACTGGGAAAACGCCGTTGGTCATTTGGTTGGTGAAACGACTGCGTGAAGCGGGGTTTAAGCCGGGGGTGGTGAGTCGGGGGTATCAACGTCAAGGGAATGACCTTGGTGACGAGCCAACACTTATTAAGCAACGTACTCAAGTTCCTATTGCGATTGGCAGCGACCGCAACCAAGCGATTGCCACTTTACTGCAACATCACGCTTGCGACATCATCATCGCTGATGATGGTTTGCAACATTACCGCATGGGGCGTGACGTGGAAATCTGTGTGGTGGATGGGCAACGGCTCTTTGGTAACGGTTTTTGCTTGCCCGCAGGCCCTTTGCGCGAATCTATCTCGCGTTTGCAATCCTGCGATTTTGTAGTCATCAACGGTGAAACCATGCACATGTGTGGCGATACCTTGGTGAATTTGGCAACAGCGGAGGCGCAACTGTTAACCGCATGGGCAGGCAAAACCGTGCATGTTGTTACTGGCATCGGCAATCCGCAGCGCTTCCTCCAGTCGCTGGAACAGGCGGGATTGCTGGTCATTCCCCACCTTTACCCCGACCATCACGCTTTTACTGGCACCGAATTATGCTTTGACGACACACATCCCATCATCATGACGGAAAAAGATGCGGTAAAATGCCGTCAGTTCGCTGGGCAAAACGCATGGTATCTGCCGATTGAGGCGGTACTGGATGCGACGCTTGCTCACGCTTTGCTCACCCGTTTACAAGGATTCAAACATGGATAA
- the aceA gene encoding isocitrate lyase, with amino-acid sequence MTTREAQIAALEKDWAENPRWASVKRTYSAADVVRLRGSLQVDHTLAKRGAAKLWDLVNGGAKKGYVNAFGAISAGQAMQQAKAGLEAVYLSGWQVAADGNTSETMYPDQSLYAYDSVPTMVRRINNTFKRADEIQWGRGISPTDEGGIDYFLPIVADAEAGFGGVLNAFELMKNMITAGAAGVHFEDQLAAVKKCGHMGGKVLVPTSEAIEKLISARFAADVMGVPTVILARTDAEAANLITSDHDANDKPFLTGERTAEGFYRVKNGLEQSISRGVAYAPYADMVWCETGKPDLGFAREFAQAVQAACPGQLLSYNCSPSFNWKKNLSDSQIASFQEDLAAMGYKYQFITLAGIHVNWYNSFQFAHAYARGEGMKHYVNMVQEPEFAAREKGYTFVSHQQEVGVGYFDDVTTVIQGGSSSVTALTGSTEEEQFH; translated from the coding sequence ATGACAACTCGTGAAGCACAGATTGCAGCTCTGGAAAAAGACTGGGCAGAAAATCCACGTTGGGCAAGCGTTAAGCGCACTTACAGTGCGGCTGACGTAGTACGCCTGCGTGGTTCTTTGCAAGTTGATCACACGCTGGCAAAGCGTGGTGCAGCTAAGCTGTGGGATCTGGTTAACGGCGGCGCGAAAAAAGGCTACGTTAACGCTTTCGGCGCAATCAGCGCGGGTCAAGCGATGCAACAAGCTAAAGCAGGTTTGGAAGCGGTTTACCTGTCCGGCTGGCAGGTTGCGGCTGACGGCAATACCTCAGAAACCATGTACCCTGACCAATCTCTGTACGCTTATGATTCCGTACCAACCATGGTTCGCCGTATCAACAACACCTTCAAGCGTGCTGATGAAATCCAATGGGGTCGCGGTATCAGCCCGACTGACGAAGGCGGTATCGACTACTTCTTGCCTATCGTTGCTGACGCAGAAGCCGGTTTCGGCGGCGTTTTGAACGCTTTTGAACTGATGAAGAACATGATCACCGCAGGCGCGGCTGGCGTTCACTTTGAAGACCAATTGGCTGCTGTTAAGAAATGCGGTCACATGGGCGGCAAAGTGTTGGTTCCAACGTCTGAGGCGATTGAAAAACTGATTTCTGCACGTTTCGCGGCTGATGTCATGGGCGTTCCTACCGTTATTTTGGCGCGTACTGACGCTGAAGCAGCTAACCTGATCACGTCTGATCATGACGCAAACGACAAGCCATTCCTGACTGGCGAGCGTACTGCTGAAGGTTTCTACCGCGTTAAGAACGGTCTGGAACAGTCCATCAGCCGTGGCGTTGCTTACGCGCCTTACGCTGACATGGTGTGGTGTGAAACGGGCAAGCCTGACCTTGGCTTTGCGCGTGAATTCGCCCAAGCGGTACAAGCAGCTTGCCCCGGTCAGTTGTTGTCTTATAACTGCTCACCGTCTTTCAACTGGAAGAAAAACCTGTCTGACTCACAAATCGCTTCTTTCCAAGAAGATTTGGCAGCAATGGGTTACAAATACCAGTTCATCACCTTGGCGGGTATCCACGTTAACTGGTACAACAGCTTCCAGTTCGCACACGCTTACGCTCGCGGCGAAGGCATGAAGCACTACGTCAACATGGTTCAAGAACCTGAATTTGCGGCGCGTGAAAAAGGTTATACCTTCGTTTCTCACCAGCAAGAAGTGGGCGTTGGCTACTTCGATGACGTGACTACCGTCATCCAAGGTGGTTCTTCATCCGTAACAGCGTTGACTGGCTCTACTGAAGAAGAGCAATTCCATTAA